ATGATAAGTACTGTCTCGGTAAGTTTTAAAGCGAGCTATAAAAGCCTCTTTCGTCCAAGTACCAATACCCGTTTCTTTGTCGGGGGTAATATTGGGCGAAATAAGGAGTCCAAAACCTGGTATTTTAAATTCAAATCCACCTGCAAATTCCATACCTTCTATTTTTTGACCTTTTTCGGCCTTTGTATGGCACTCCATACAAGCCGCCGAAGTAGTTAGGTATTTGCCCAATGCCAAAAGGTCATCGGTATTGGGGCGTGGTGAAGGGCTTGCTTTTTGGGGAATTGTATTGATAATAAAGTTCATCGGAAAGTCGGGTTTTGAAGCCTCTGGTGTATTTTCTATAGGAGATAAGGTTCGTAAATATGCAATAACTGCATAAATATCCTGAGTATCCATTGTTCCATAATAAGAATAAGGCATAACAGGAAAAAGGGCATGTCCATCTTTGCTAACCCCCGACGTGATGGCTCGGTAAATTTCGCCGTCGGTCCAGCTCGATAGGGCAGAAGGGGTAATATTTTTAGCCGTAAATTTCCCAGGAAAGCCTAGGCGTTGGTCAAAAACTTCGCCTCCTTTACCTTCTGTGCCAGTAATTGGCGGGGCAGCAAACAAGCTGTAGTCACGGGTACTGTGGCAGTCGATACAAACCATAACATGATTGGCTAGGTATTGGCCTCGCTCAATCATTGCAGGCGTAGCATGAATGGTGATTTCGGGTGCTGGGCCAACATTGGGCAAGCCCCAAGATACATAACCAAGAATGCCAGCGATGGCAATAATGATAAATCCTATTACTAGGAAACCGATTTTGAAGACTTTTTTCATAGTTGTGAATAGCTGATAATCAAATGGATATAAATAGAGTTGTTCCAATTTCTTGAAAAAAATACGGTACTCCAAAAATTACAGGAGAAAGTTATGGAATGGTTAATAAATGTAAAAAGCAGACTCAGAAAGTCTGCTTTTTACGACTAAAAAAATGTATAAGTCTGAATAACAGCTTATTGCTGTATAAAAGTGTTTATCTAAAATTGGAGTTAACGTTTAATATGCAGTTATGGTAAAAACGGATGTATTATAAAAGCCCAATTCTTTGTGAAAATTCATCTAAGTCATTTTCGGTAAAATCTAAATGTGTCACAAATCGTACTTGATGCTTGCCAAAGGTAGCTGCTTTGATTCCAATATTAGCTAGTTTTTGTACATATTCTCCTGAAAGAATAGCATTGTTGAGCGTGAATATCACAATATTGGTATCTACAGGAAGTACTTCAATTACCTCAGGGCGACTCGCAATAAGCGTGCCGATAGTACGTGCTTTGGCATGGTCTTCTTTGAGTCGGGCAACATGATTATCGAGGGCGTAAATTCCTGCCGCAGCCAAATACCCAGCTTGTCGCCAGCCACCGCCCCAACGCTTGCGTACTCGACGAGCTTTTGCGATGAAATCTTTTGTTCCTAACAAAACCGAACCTACAGGAATACCCAACCCTTTCGACAAACATATCGAAATAGAGTCAAAAAGTTCTCCGTATTGCAAAGGCGTTTCGTTGGTTTCAACCAAAGCATTGAATAGTCTAGCCCCGTCAAGGTGCAATGCCATATTATGTTTTTGACAAAGGGCTTTTATTTTAGCGATTTCAGTAATATCGTAATACGCACCGCCGCCTTTATTCACGGTATTTTCTAAAGATACCAGCCTCGACATAGGGTGGTGGAGGTTATCGGGTTGTATAGCATCGGCAATTTGTTCGGCTGTGATTCGGCCACGATTGCCGTGAAGTAAATTTACCGAAGCCGACGAGTTGGCAGCTATACCACCACCTTCGTATAAATAAATGTGCGAAAGAGCATCGCAAATAACTTCATCGCCTTGGTTTACATGCACATTGATGGCTATTTGGTTGGTCATTGTTCCTGAAGTGCAAAATAAGGCCGACTCATAACCAAATAACTGTGCGGCTTTTTGTTCTAATTGCTTGACGGTAAAATCTTCTTCAAAGACATCGTCGCCAACTTCTGCATGAAACATAGCATCGAGCATAGCAGGTGTTGGCTTGGTAAAGGTATCGCTACGGAGTTCTAATGGGCGAAAAGTGGTCATATTAAGTTTGTTGATACAACTAAGTTTACGAAATGATTGGAAAATCTTAACTTACAATTTCGGCAATTTACTTAATTTTGAGTTTGGGTCACAAATCTGTTCTTGAAAATCCTCTTTTTAATCATTCACAAATCTTGAAACAACAAACTAAAGCATATCTCTGCCTTCTTTTGGGCGTATTCTGTATAGCGTGGTCGGCAATTTTTGTAAAAATGGCTCACGCACCTGCACTAACTTCTGGTTTTTATCGGTACTTTTTTTGTTTTATTGGCCTTGTACCTATTTGGCTTTACAAAGGTGTTAAAGTACCTAGCAATAAGACGTTGGCATGGATAGCCTTGGGCGGGCTGCTGTTTGTTTTAGATATGTCTTTCTGGAATTTATCGATAGTTCGTACTTCGGCGGGTGTTTCTACACTTTTGGCCAATAATGCTTCTGTTTTTGTAGGGCTAGGAGCACTTTTCTTTTTCAAGCAGACCCTTTCTCGCCGTTATTGGATAGGCTTGGCGGTATCTATGTTGGGTGTTTTTATTGTGGCGGGCAAAGACTTGTTACAAAATCAAAGTGTTGGCGTAGGGCATTTAATGGCTATAACGGCGGCAGTTTTTTATGCAGGTTATATGCTTGTGACTCAAAAAGTACGAGGTACAATCGACACGGTCAACTTTATGGCATGGTCATTGATTCCCTGCCTTGTGCTATCGTGGAGTATTTGTAAAGTACAAGGGCTCGAACTCATTGAGTTTGATACACAAACATGGTGGGCTTTTGTAGGAATGGGTATTATTTGTCATTTATTGGGCTGGTTGTCTATCAACTACGCATTGGGGCATATCCCAGCCTCGGTGGTTTCGCCAACTTTGTTGTTGCAACCTGTACTTACGGCCTTTATTTCGTTTGTATTATTAAACGAAACCCTCCGAGCCGAACAAATTGCTGGAGGGTTTATTGTGATGATGGGTATTTATTTGGTCAACAAAAGAAGTTGAGATTGTAGCCGTTGAATCAGCATATTAATGAGCCTTTTAGTTAGTTCTTCTTCATGGCTAAGAAATATTTGGTATTCATCGAGCGTAAAATAGGCCGAAATAATACCTTCCAAATAATGTTTAAATTTCATGTCTTTTTTCACAACCTGTTCTATATATTGTATCTGCTCTTTTTCGGATAAAGCATAGAATTGTCCTTTCCGAACTACAATATATTGTCTGAAAATAGCTACTAAAAGGTCGTTTTGTAATTTGAGAATCGGCCGAAGGGTTGTATTCTGAAATTGTTCCAATACACTTTCAGTAGGTAATACCTGAGGCAAATTAGGGCGAATAGCCAGTAAGAAATCTCTTGAGTCTTCCATAATTTAGATATAACATCTACAGCCTGAAAAAGTTTTGGAGCTGTTATGCAGCCCCAAAATCAGAACTGTTTAAGATACGAAATCTTGCTGATAATATGCTGTTCTCGTTGGCGACTAAGGTCTGTGCCTATAAAGCCTCGTTGATTGAAAACCAGATAAATATAAGACAAAGGGCGGTATTCCCACGAAAAACGGATATTCCAAGTGTCTCGGTCGCTTTGGGTATTTTTCTGATAAAAACCAATTAGTTGTACACGAGGATTTAAGGCCAAGCGGCTTTCTATGCTATAAAGTTGTACACTTTTAGACTCTTTTTTGTCACCTACTTCTTCAAAACCATTATTCTCAAAACCAATATTGAAAGAAGCATGAGGGGTAGGGGCAATTTTGATAGAAGCTTGAGTATAATCCAATCGACCATTATAATAGCCTCCCATTTCATGATTGAAGAAATAAGATACCTTTTTGGAGGCATCGCTTCCCAAAATAATAGCAACACGGTTGTAACGATATTCTCGTGGCGTAATTTCTATACCTAAAGGGGCAAACACTTCTTCTAATCGTTGATAGTAATTAGCGTAAAAAATACCGCCAAATCCACCACTTTGAAGGTTAATCCATACAGGATTAAAGTTGAGTTGACGCTCGACCAGTTGCCCTGTTGTGGCACTATGATAAAACTCGGTAAAAAGCCCAGGCTCAAAACTCCTAACCCATGTAGGTCGCCATTTGCCTCTGTTGGTCAAATAAAAACCAGGTGCATTCGCAATAACATTGTTGCGTGACACAAAGCCCATTTCGGGGTTATATTTGTCAGTAACAATCGACTGGGTATACCATGCTACAAGATGGTTGTTTTTGTACAAAAACTGGTTGTACCCCGCAAAGCCAGCCGATGATTCGTTGGAGTTTTGTGAAAACATGGCCATCGAATTGAGTGACAGGACATTCGACAAGCGGAAAAATCCATCTACCGAGCCTGTAATATTATTGTAAGCCTCGGTATTTTTGACAGTGATCAAAGTACCAATACGATTTTGCGAGCCAATGTTTTCAGAATAACGACCTACAAAGAAATTGGTAGCACTCAAATCGTCGGTAGCTCTTTGACGAATAGCAATAGCTCCAATATTTCGTTTTAGTGACCGATACACCATTCTAGCACCTGCATCAATAGCCACAGGCTGGGCGTTATTATCTAGCCCAATGCGTCTGCTAAAAAATGGTTGAATACGCATAGCACCACCAGCTAGCTCCTCGATAGGCGATAATCCAGCTCCAAAAAGCGAGGCGTTTTCTAAAAAAAATTGTCGTCTTTCTGGAAAAAACACCGAAAACCGTGTAACATTATTTACTTGTCGGTCGGCATCGGCCTGAGCAAAATCGGTATTGAAGGTCAAGTCCAAAACCGTATTGGGATTGATAGCCCATTTTATTTCGCCTCCTAGTTTTAGCTTGGTTTGTTTTCCTGGATTTTCGTATTCGCTACCATTATAATTA
The DNA window shown above is from Flectobacillus major DSM 103 and carries:
- a CDS encoding c-type cytochrome, encoding MKKVFKIGFLVIGFIIIAIAGILGYVSWGLPNVGPAPEITIHATPAMIERGQYLANHVMVCIDCHSTRDYSLFAAPPITGTEGKGGEVFDQRLGFPGKFTAKNITPSALSSWTDGEIYRAITSGVSKDGHALFPVMPYSYYGTMDTQDIYAVIAYLRTLSPIENTPEASKPDFPMNFIINTIPQKASPSPRPNTDDLLALGKYLTTSAACMECHTKAEKGQKIEGMEFAGGFEFKIPGFGLLISPNITPDKETGIGTWTKEAFIARFKTYRDSTYHSPKVPKGEFQSIMPWTMYAGMKEQDLGAIYTYLMSLKPIKNKIEKFKPEIASK
- a CDS encoding threonine aldolase family protein produces the protein MTTFRPLELRSDTFTKPTPAMLDAMFHAEVGDDVFEEDFTVKQLEQKAAQLFGYESALFCTSGTMTNQIAINVHVNQGDEVICDALSHIYLYEGGGIAANSSASVNLLHGNRGRITAEQIADAIQPDNLHHPMSRLVSLENTVNKGGGAYYDITEIAKIKALCQKHNMALHLDGARLFNALVETNETPLQYGELFDSISICLSKGLGIPVGSVLLGTKDFIAKARRVRKRWGGGWRQAGYLAAAGIYALDNHVARLKEDHAKARTIGTLIASRPEVIEVLPVDTNIVIFTLNNAILSGEYVQKLANIGIKAATFGKHQVRFVTHLDFTENDLDEFSQRIGLL
- a CDS encoding DMT family transporter, with product MKQQTKAYLCLLLGVFCIAWSAIFVKMAHAPALTSGFYRYFFCFIGLVPIWLYKGVKVPSNKTLAWIALGGLLFVLDMSFWNLSIVRTSAGVSTLLANNASVFVGLGALFFFKQTLSRRYWIGLAVSMLGVFIVAGKDLLQNQSVGVGHLMAITAAVFYAGYMLVTQKVRGTIDTVNFMAWSLIPCLVLSWSICKVQGLELIEFDTQTWWAFVGMGIICHLLGWLSINYALGHIPASVVSPTLLLQPVLTAFISFVLLNETLRAEQIAGGFIVMMGIYLVNKRS
- a CDS encoding carbohydrate binding family 9 domain-containing protein; this encodes MIKLLPVFLFTLFSFLSYGQDTFSPQQPRKDIPAKAIKQNLKIDGKLDESEWAKAQAILLDFEVEPLQGEKAKHPTHVKILYNQSFLYIAGICYDSLGKNFLRAPDFKRDFELRSHDAFGVTIDGFNDKRNAMAMVTNPYGTQRDLLAFDDRLYDLDWDGLWRVRTARSDSGWVAEIAIPWQTLRYPKTSDAQSWGINFFRNRRYTNATYAWSPYPRSFSVVRMDYAGTLSNLQAPPPSATNIRFIPYTLFSYDNYNGSEYENPGKQTKLKLGGEIKWAINPNTVLDLTFNTDFAQADADRQVNNVTRFSVFFPERRQFFLENASLFGAGLSPIEELAGGAMRIQPFFSRRIGLDNNAQPVAIDAGARMVYRSLKRNIGAIAIRQRATDDLSATNFFVGRYSENIGSQNRIGTLITVKNTEAYNNITGSVDGFFRLSNVLSLNSMAMFSQNSNESSAGFAGYNQFLYKNNHLVAWYTQSIVTDKYNPEMGFVSRNNVIANAPGFYLTNRGKWRPTWVRSFEPGLFTEFYHSATTGQLVERQLNFNPVWINLQSGGFGGIFYANYYQRLEEVFAPLGIEITPREYRYNRVAIILGSDASKKVSYFFNHEMGGYYNGRLDYTQASIKIAPTPHASFNIGFENNGFEEVGDKKESKSVQLYSIESRLALNPRVQLIGFYQKNTQSDRDTWNIRFSWEYRPLSYIYLVFNQRGFIGTDLSRQREQHIISKISYLKQF